A window of the Henckelia pumila isolate YLH828 chromosome 3, ASM3356847v2, whole genome shotgun sequence genome harbors these coding sequences:
- the LOC140889645 gene encoding uncharacterized protein gives MEAGAGSKPSAIWRSLLWGRSLVEKGLKWRVGNWENIRIYEDKWIPDRNSNLRDFSLLKSVRHLQILDVFLWLMEKLEIHEFEFFAIRTWACWSERNRIIHKHKQDGSGISVDWCVPLLQEFHNARRAVQITPPSSSLSALTHWYAPPPYCLRLDIDATVNYKSNSFAIGGVIRDHQGQLIFAFGRRIEKPPSVVFVELEAIKDGLRLAHIRGFPIYQVSSDSLLAVQAVTSLETDISYNGAKAGEVRNQLSHFQGTKLTHIRRSANLVAHSIASFAISFPVLIVWELENFPTWMVELVSNDAISY, from the exons ATGGAAGCTGGAGCAGGTAGTAAGCCATCAGCCATTTGGAGATCGCTTCTTTGGGGCCGATCTCTGGTGGAAAAGGGCCTGAAGTGGAGGGTGGGAAATTGGGAAAATATTAGGATTTACGAGGATAAGTGGATTCCGGACCGTAATTCGAATCTCCGAGACTTCTCCCTCCTAAAGTCC GTTAGACATCTTCAGATCTTGGATGTGTTTTTATGGCTGATGGAAAAGCTGGAGATTCATGAATTTGAATTCTTTGCAATTCGTACATGGGCTTGTTGGAGTGAAAGAAATCGGATCATTCATAAACACAAACAAGATGGCTCGGGGATCTCAGTGGACTGGTGCGTTCCCTTGCTACAAGAGTTCCATAATGCACGCCGAGCAGTACAGATTACTCCACCTTCTTCGAGTCTCTCGGCCCTTACGCACTGGTATGCTCCACCACCTTATTGCCTCAGGCTTGATATTGATGCGACAGTAAATTATAAATCAAACTCTTTTGCAATTGGCGGGGTGATACGGGACCATCAAGGGCAACTGATATTTGCTTTTGGACGAAGAATTGAGAAGCCTCCCTCTGTTGTTTTTGTCGAATTAGAGGCGATAAAAGATGGCTTGAGATTAGCCCATATTCGAGGCTTTCCGATATATCAAGTTTCTTCAGATTCTCTCTTAGCGGTGCAAGCGGTCACAAGCTTAGAGACAGACATCAGTTATAATGGTGCTAAGGCCGGAGAAGTTAGAAATCAACTGAGTCATTTTCAGGGTACTAAGTTAACTCACATTCGAAGATCGGCAAACTTAGTGGCTCACTCCATTGCTTCTTTTGCTATTTCTTTTCCAGTCCTGATTGTTTGGGAACTAGAAAATTTTCCTACTTGGATGGTAGAGCTTGTTTCGAATGATGCGATTTCATATTAA
- the LOC140886609 gene encoding transcription factor bHLH35: protein MNMENQLEALYLANLLFRSQEQFARPNMLFQTQESRSHVHEFGAAACYDSGASDPTQEALASRNVALERNRREKLNQKICALRAAVPIITKMDKASTIKDAIEYIRSLHEQERIILAEISDLENSKPSNGHEFDHQDAAAAASSCYRPNAPTMDQDCFNFAGSAIISSPIEVFQLKVVNMGEKTVVVTLECNKGRDTIVKLCEVFESLKLKITTASISSFPGRLLKTVIFEADAEEKTVIRAKIEAAIYNISELSTQP from the exons ATGAACATGGAAAACCAGCTTGAAGCTCTCTATTTGGCAAACTTGCTTTTCCGATCCCAAGAACAATTCGCCAGGCCAAACATGTTGTTCCAAACCCAAGAATCGCGCAG TCACGTCCATGAATTCGGTGCCGCGGCGTGTTACGACTcgggagcttccgatccaactcaGGAAGCATTGGCTTCAAGGAACGTTGCTTTAGAACGGAATAGGAGGGAGAAACTCAACCAAAAGATATGTGCACTTAGAGCTGCGGTGCCTATCATTACCAAG ATGGACAAAGCATCAACCATCaaagatgcaattgagtacatTCGATCCCTTCATGAACAAGAGAGGATAATCCTAGCAGAAATTTCAGATTTGGAAAACTCCAAGCCATCAAATGGTCACGAATTCGATCATCAAgacgccgccgccgccgcatCGTCTTGTTATAGACCAAATGCACCAACAATGGACCAAGATTGCTTTAATTTTGCGGGATCAGCAATTATTTCATCCCCTATTGAAGTTTTTCAG TTAAAAGTAGTGAACATGGGAGAGAAGACAGTAGTAGTAACCTTGGAGTGCAATAAAGGAAGAGACACGATTGTAAAGCTATGTGAAGTGTTTGAATCGTTGAAGCTCAAAATCACTACTGCCAGTATTTCTTCTTTTCCGGGAAGGCTTCTGAAGACTGTGATCTTTGAG GCCGACGCTGAGGAAAAAACAGTTATAAGAGCAAAGATAGAGGCTGCCATATATAACATCTCTGAACTATCCACACAGCCCTAG